From the Salarias fasciatus chromosome 5, fSalaFa1.1, whole genome shotgun sequence genome, the window TAAACAGTTTATCAATCAACTGGATCAGAATCAGCATTTAATACATTACTTTTTCAATCAGagatgtaaataaaaagtgGTTAAGATTTATAAATATAAATTTTCAAATCTGATATCATAAAGTgcaaaagcttcatgtttgaattTACAGGGTTCGTTCAGATCACCTCTGACCCGAACCAACAGCAGCGTCAGAGGAAAGACGTGTTCGGCTGAACGGACCACAGCGTTAGGATATACTCTCTAAAAAGCCTTCAAATACGTCTAAAAACGGTGAAACCCGCCGCGGTCATGTGGCTCCGGCCAGCAGCGGGGACGACTCGGAGACCTCCCGCTTGGGGGCGTGACGAGACGACGCCGTGGTGTGGCCAGTCGTACAGGTGGCTGCTCTGCAGGTCTGCTTCTGCTCGCAGGGTTATTTTCTTCATCAAGAACAGAACAGATCAAAGAAATGATCAGCGGGAAGGTTGAGGTTGTCCAACTGATAGAGAAAGAATTTCATCTTCCTCCTAGCAGCTGGGTTAAAATGATGAATGTGACGGTTTTCAGTCAATCCGTCACACCAGGCCTAATGTACCGAAACCTTCAGCTGCTGAACGGCGAGAAAAGTACCTGGAAATCCCTGATGTAGGTGAGGAAGAAGCTGATGAAGGAGAAAGCCAGCGACCATTCAgacacggtgctgatgatgtgAGGCGTATAACCCTGAAAGGAACAGAGGACCGACCTGAGTGTCAGAAAACTTTTACTTCCAGAACTGAACCTTCAACTCAGAATCGAAGGAAAACAGTCATCTGCAGCTGGAGGGCAGCTACTGACCGTCTCTCCGGGAGTCCAGTGGAGCTTGTTAACGACGTCCACTCCGACCAGGCTGCTGTACATGATGACGGAGGATATGAACACTGAGCCGCTCTTAAGAATCACAACTCaaagtcaaaatgttttcagtggctcactGCTTTCAGTGCTTCACTGATTCATTACTGTGATACACTTTATTCTGTAAAATCTGACTTCGTGAGTAATTTCCCTcctgatgatggtgatgaacGTTGACGCCCGGTTCAAGGATACTGCTGACGATGCTGGTCAGGGTCCACAGTCCGATGCCCAGACGCACCAGGTAGATGGTCCTGCTGTGGATGTGGGGCTGCATGAGGACCGACAGCCCCGTCTGGACCAGGATGTAGAGAGCTCCGACCCCGAAGGTCAGCACGGCGCCCACCAGGTGCATGGAGAACAGGGTGGTCTTCTGCTCTGACACACATCAACTCTTAACACTGGCTGTATGTTTGTACAAACAAAGCACATCTATAGAAGCAATCAAAATGACAGGCATCGAAATGACATCTGGTGTACTCATACCCACCTGGAAATTGGCAACCACGCACATCCCGAAGGAGCTGATGAAGCCCAACACGAGCCCCAAGCCGTTCAATCTGTGGACTTTAGGCTCCTCCTCATCGGTCAGAGCCTCCACCTGCTTGTAGCGCACGTAGACTGTGGCTATGCCTGCGAACACGGCCACAGCAGGACGCGTGGAGCAAGTCCAGGAGCGAAAATATTATTATCAATGAATCCAGATGTTAGTTTAtccttttttaaagaattctgagaatttaggtgtgtgtgtgtgtgtgtgtgtgtgtgtgtgtgtgtgtgtgtgtgtgtgtgttcttgtatttctatccttgtcggggccaaatgtccccacaaggatagcaatacgtggaacgacgtgccttgtggggacctttttccggtcctaagtaggagaaacagtgttttcttgaccatgttgttgttactgaaaaaagtaaaagtgcaaaaacatttctttagggttaggctttgttgtggtgtgggttagggttagggtaagggtcagggttaggggctagacatgaatgggagtcaatggacggtccccacaaggatagaaatacaagactgtgcgtgtgtgtgtgtgtgtgtgtgtgtgtgtgtgtgtgtgtgggcgtgtttgtgtgtgttacctAAAAAGGCTGAGATGTCCAACATGATGCCAAACACACATCTCTCAGGTGCCACCGTCCCCGTGTCACTGCAACAGTGATGAGAAGTTCATCTTAATGATTCAGATTTAACAGACCTACTACAGACCTCATCATTAAAAGTGCAGCGCTCGCCACGTGCACTCGGAGTGTGTTGCAGGTCAGACCTGATGTACGGCACCAGAGGGTCCACATGCTTCAGCACCACCGCCGTGATGTACGCGAAGACGAAGGACGCCGCCGTCCAGATCACCAGGGCTGCCGGCAGGATGCAGAGGCCCTCCTGGAACCACCACATGGCCTcctcccggtgtgtgtgtgtgtgtgtgtgtgtgtgtgtgtgtgtgtgtgtgtgtggtgtgtgatggTCCACTGTATCCTGTTCAATACAACATCATTAGTTTTCAAAGTGTGCTGAGGGCCGCCCCTAGGGGGCGCCATAGATTTGCAGGATAAAGAGGGaccttattattattacatcTATTACATTTTCATAGTCCAGTATTAAAGCAGAAATGACCACATGATGTGAATCAAAGCATGCATGAGACTTGAGACGGGAGACAGAGGATTATTAAATTTACAgtattaaacaaaaataaagcataTAAAGGGCATATGGAGCATATAAAAAACACATATGACAGATTAAAACAGATAACCCATGAAGAAAACTTTGGCTTTGCCTCTATGCATACAAATATGTATTCAGACTTTTACTAGAGCTCGCCTCTACTGCATTTGTGTTCTGGTTTGGGTACTAAAATTATTAACCACGTTGTCTTGAGCAGGGCTGCATGATGTATTTCAAACATTATTTCAATATTGACACTTGCAAAATACATATCACTAAGATTATCTGAACTGCAGTGAACTGTGTTTTCATGAACTCTGCATATCAACACGTCTGGAATTCAGATGGAGCCTGAATGCACCTGACTGGACACATGATCTTATTTCACTTCTTCATTCCAACATCATAGCAGGTCAAAGACAACAATGCTTCtgaatgctgctgctgggaacCAAAAAAAGCACGTGatcagaagagcagcagcacttGCATCTGGTTAAATCTGAATCGCAGAAAAGGAAGAGCTTTCAGAAGCACGAAATACTTTTACATTTCAGTATGAACCAGTTTGGTGTGTCTGAAATTATAAAAGGACACATTGACGTTTTAGATCGACAAATGCGACCCACCAAATCAGCCCTGAAAAATAAAGTTCTGGAAAAGCTTTTCAACACTGAATTCTCTTTAGTCTCACTTAGACTAGATGATAACAGAGGGGATACAGATTCATAGAAATTAAATCTAAAAAGACTTTTAATTAACTACTACATTACATTGTATCTACACTGACCACCCTGTAAGACACGAGTTGATAACTTTAGCTGTATTATTTATAAGttaataataagaataataatattctgaattaaataatACAGGCAAAGTTGGACAGTAATAGCATTGCATGAGTTCCACCAGTGTCAGTGAATTACTGTTACATAAAGACAGATAAAGTTGTgattcagagaggaggaaataaaa encodes:
- the LOC115388044 gene encoding LOW QUALITY PROTEIN: DNA damage-regulated autophagy modulator protein 2-like (The sequence of the model RefSeq protein was modified relative to this genomic sequence to represent the inferred CDS: deleted 1 base in 1 codon), with the protein product MWWFQEGLCILPAALVIWTAASFVFAYITAVVLKHVDPLVPYISDTGTVAPERCVFGIMLDISAFLGIATVYVRYKQVEALTDEEEPKVHRLNGLGLVLGFISSFGMCVVANFQKTTLFSMHLVGAVLTFGVGALYILVQTGLSVLMQPHIHSRTIYLVRLGIGLWTLTSIVSMFISSVIMYSSLVGVDVVNKLHWTPGETGYTPHIISTVSEWSLAFSFISFFLTYIRDFQKITLRAEADLQSSHLYDWPHHGVVSSRPKREVSESSPLLAGAT